The Mycolicibacterium smegmatis genome has a window encoding:
- the mnmA gene encoding tRNA 2-thiouridine(34) synthase MnmA produces MRVLVAMSGGVDSSVAAARMVDAGHDVVGVHLALSSAPGTLRTGSRGCCSKEDASDARRVADILGIPFYVWDFADRFKDDVIDDFVESYARGETPNPCVRCNERIKFSALAARALALGFDAVATGHYARLSDGRLRRAVDADKDQSYVLGVLTAEQLRHALFPIGDTPKPQIRAEAAERGLAVAEKPDSHDICFIPTGDTKAFLGAHIGVRPGAVVDGSGTVLAEHDGVHGFTIGQRKGLGIAGPGADGRPRYVTAIDAETGTVRVGPAEDLEVWELTGERPVFTSGVEPGGPIECQVQVRAHGGITDTVAELRDGKLELSLRAPLRGVAPGQTMVLYRPDPDGDEVIASATITRR; encoded by the coding sequence ATGAGGGTTCTGGTCGCGATGAGCGGCGGTGTCGATTCGTCGGTGGCCGCGGCGCGCATGGTCGACGCCGGACACGACGTGGTCGGGGTGCACCTCGCGCTGTCCAGCGCGCCGGGCACGCTGCGCACCGGATCCCGCGGATGCTGCTCGAAGGAAGACGCCTCCGACGCCCGCCGCGTGGCCGACATCCTCGGAATCCCGTTCTACGTATGGGATTTCGCCGACCGGTTCAAGGACGACGTGATCGACGACTTCGTCGAGTCCTACGCGCGCGGTGAGACCCCGAACCCGTGCGTGCGGTGCAACGAGCGCATCAAGTTCTCGGCGCTGGCCGCCAGGGCGCTGGCGCTGGGCTTCGACGCCGTGGCCACCGGGCACTACGCCCGGCTGTCCGACGGGCGGTTGCGCCGTGCCGTCGACGCCGACAAGGACCAGTCCTACGTGCTGGGCGTGCTGACCGCCGAACAGTTGCGTCACGCGCTGTTCCCCATCGGTGACACCCCCAAGCCGCAGATCCGCGCCGAGGCCGCCGAGCGCGGCCTGGCCGTCGCCGAAAAGCCCGACAGCCACGACATCTGCTTCATCCCGACCGGCGACACCAAGGCCTTCCTCGGCGCGCATATCGGTGTGCGTCCCGGTGCGGTGGTCGACGGCAGCGGGACCGTGCTCGCCGAGCACGACGGTGTGCACGGGTTCACGATCGGTCAGCGCAAGGGCCTCGGCATCGCCGGACCTGGCGCCGACGGGCGCCCGCGCTACGTCACCGCGATCGACGCCGAGACCGGCACGGTGCGCGTCGGGCCTGCCGAGGACCTCGAGGTGTGGGAACTGACCGGTGAACGGCCGGTGTTCACCAGCGGCGTCGAACCCGGCGGCCCCATCGAGTGCCAGGTGCAGGTGCGCGCGCACGGCGGCATCACCGACACCGTGGCCGAGTTGCGCGACGGCAAGCTCGAACTGAGCCTGCGGGCACCACTGCGCGGCGTGGCACCGGGACAGACCATGGTGCTCTACCGGCCCGACCCCGACGGTGACGAGGTCATCGCGAGCGCGACCATCACGCGTCGATGA
- a CDS encoding methionine synthase, producing the protein MSIFATATGVGSWPGTTARQAAEIVVGELHTLSHLVELPARGIGADLIGRAGALLVDIGIDTVPRGYRIAPGRSSALRRAVSLLGEDLDALEEAWEKAGLRGSGRPVKLQAPGPVTLAAHLELPGGHRAITDPGALRDLGASLAEGVAAHRAEVARRLETTVVVQFDEPSLPAALQGRLSGVTSLTPVHPVDEPLAMSLLDACVAQADTEVAVHSCAADLPWKALLRSDIHAISVDVSTLTAADLDGVGEFVDAGRTVLLGVVPTSAPDRRPAVEEIAKSVVAVTDRLGFAREVLRERIGVTPACGLAGATPEWARTAIELAQKAADGFAQDPEGI; encoded by the coding sequence GTGAGTATTTTCGCGACCGCGACCGGTGTCGGATCCTGGCCGGGGACCACGGCGCGGCAGGCCGCCGAGATCGTCGTCGGTGAACTGCACACGCTGTCGCATCTGGTGGAGCTGCCTGCCCGCGGCATCGGCGCCGATCTGATCGGCCGCGCCGGGGCGCTTCTGGTCGACATCGGTATCGACACCGTGCCGCGCGGGTACCGGATCGCACCGGGGCGCAGTTCGGCGCTGCGCCGCGCGGTGAGCCTGCTCGGCGAGGATCTCGACGCGCTCGAAGAGGCGTGGGAGAAGGCCGGTCTGCGCGGCAGCGGCCGCCCGGTCAAGCTGCAGGCGCCCGGTCCCGTCACGCTGGCCGCGCACCTCGAACTGCCCGGGGGACACCGGGCCATCACCGATCCCGGTGCGCTTCGGGACCTCGGGGCGTCGCTGGCCGAGGGCGTCGCGGCACACCGCGCCGAGGTGGCCCGGCGCCTGGAGACGACCGTGGTGGTGCAGTTCGACGAACCGTCGCTGCCCGCGGCGCTGCAGGGCCGCCTGTCCGGCGTGACGAGCCTGACCCCGGTGCACCCCGTCGACGAACCGCTGGCCATGAGCCTGCTCGACGCGTGCGTGGCGCAGGCCGACACCGAGGTCGCCGTGCACAGTTGCGCGGCCGACCTGCCGTGGAAGGCGTTGCTGCGCAGCGACATCCACGCGATCTCCGTCGACGTGTCGACGCTCACCGCAGCGGATCTCGACGGCGTGGGGGAGTTCGTCGACGCCGGTCGCACCGTGTTGCTCGGCGTCGTGCCGACGTCCGCACCCGACCGCAGACCGGCGGTCGAAGAGATCGCGAAATCCGTTGTCGCCGTGACCGATCGGCTCGGCTTCGCACGCGAGGTGCTGCGTGAGCGGATCGGCGTGACGCCCGCGTGCGGGCTGGCAGGCGCCACACCCGAGTGGGCCCGCACCGCGATCGAACTGGCGCAGAAGGCCGCCGACGGTTTCGCGCAGGACCCCGAAGGGATCTGA
- a CDS encoding 4-coumarate--CoA ligase family protein produces the protein MSFASPFPDVTIPPVSVHDFLFAGLDDADAGRVALVDSRTGAETTYGELIGRIEEFAGALAARGIGVGDVVALLSPNSSAFAVAFHGILRAGATATTVNALFTARDIAKQLTDSKAKLLLTVNALAPQAREAAAAVGLTDDAVVLLDGEGLPTGHAAPQVTFDPATHLAVLPYSSGTTANPKGVMLTHRNLVANVAQIRPLQGMRRDDRLLAVLPFFHIYGMTVLLNAALHARAQLVVMPSFDLAEFLGNIAERRCTYAYIAPPVAVALAKHPMVDSYDLSALEGIMSGAASLDAELGLAVARRLDCRVVQGYGMSELSPVSHVTPKDGGLSTVGTVAPLDSCGWTVPNSESKIVDPETGAEIEVPAEGLSETGELWFKGPNVMAGYLNNERATRETIDDDGFLHTGDLARVDATGCVYIVDRLKELIKYKGYQVPPAELEALLLTHPGIADAAVIGVQDPESGEEVPKAFVVRQPGIDLGADEVMAFVAGQVAPYKKVRQVEFIEAVPKSAAGKILRKELRTR, from the coding sequence ATGAGTTTCGCCAGCCCGTTCCCCGACGTCACGATCCCGCCGGTCAGCGTCCACGACTTTCTGTTCGCCGGTCTCGACGACGCGGACGCGGGCCGGGTGGCGCTCGTCGACAGCCGGACCGGCGCAGAGACCACCTACGGCGAACTGATCGGGCGCATCGAGGAGTTCGCGGGCGCGCTGGCGGCCCGCGGGATCGGCGTCGGCGACGTGGTGGCGCTGCTGTCGCCCAACAGTTCGGCGTTCGCGGTGGCCTTCCACGGAATCCTGCGCGCGGGTGCCACCGCCACCACCGTCAACGCGCTGTTCACCGCGCGCGACATCGCCAAGCAGCTCACGGATTCGAAGGCCAAGCTACTGCTCACCGTGAATGCCCTTGCGCCACAGGCCCGTGAGGCCGCGGCCGCGGTGGGGCTGACCGATGATGCCGTCGTGCTGCTCGACGGTGAGGGCCTGCCCACCGGCCATGCCGCACCTCAGGTGACCTTCGACCCCGCCACCCATCTGGCGGTGCTGCCCTACAGCTCGGGCACGACGGCAAATCCCAAGGGCGTCATGCTCACCCACAGGAACCTGGTCGCCAACGTCGCGCAGATCCGGCCGCTGCAAGGGATGCGCCGGGACGACCGGCTGCTCGCGGTGCTCCCGTTCTTCCACATCTACGGAATGACGGTGCTGCTCAACGCCGCGCTGCACGCGCGCGCCCAACTGGTGGTGATGCCGTCGTTCGATCTCGCGGAGTTCCTCGGCAACATCGCCGAGCGCAGGTGCACCTACGCCTACATCGCTCCCCCGGTCGCCGTCGCGCTGGCCAAGCACCCCATGGTCGATTCGTACGACCTGTCGGCGCTGGAGGGCATCATGTCCGGTGCGGCGTCGCTGGACGCCGAGCTCGGCCTGGCCGTCGCACGACGGCTCGACTGCCGGGTGGTGCAGGGGTACGGCATGAGCGAGCTGAGCCCGGTCAGCCACGTTACCCCGAAAGACGGCGGGCTCTCGACCGTCGGGACAGTGGCACCGCTCGATTCGTGTGGCTGGACCGTGCCCAACTCCGAGAGCAAGATCGTCGACCCGGAGACCGGTGCCGAGATCGAAGTTCCCGCAGAGGGTTTGAGCGAGACCGGCGAGTTGTGGTTCAAGGGCCCCAATGTCATGGCCGGGTATCTCAACAACGAGCGCGCGACGCGCGAGACCATCGACGACGACGGCTTCCTGCACACCGGTGATCTGGCGCGGGTGGACGCCACGGGTTGCGTCTACATCGTCGACCGGCTCAAGGAACTCATCAAGTACAAGGGGTATCAGGTGCCGCCGGCCGAACTGGAGGCCCTGCTGCTGACGCATCCGGGCATCGCCGACGCCGCGGTGATCGGTGTGCAGGATCCGGAATCGGGCGAAGAGGTGCCCAAGGCGTTCGTGGTCCGGCAGCCCGGCATCGATCTCGGCGCCGACGAGGTCATGGCGTTCGTGGCCGGTCAGGTCGCGCCGTACAAGAAGGTGCGCCAGGTCGAGTTCATCGAGGCCGTGCCGAAATCGGCGGCGGGCAAGATCCTGCGCAAGGAACTGCGGACTCGCTAG
- a CDS encoding MmcQ/YjbR family DNA-binding protein, whose translation MPHPIMFSDDDPGLAEVRAIALGFPGAFEKVSWGRPVFCAPKMFAMYGGNVKGEARGEMIPYPHSVLVKVDESDRKALEQDSRFFFPAYMGPFGWLGLDLTAAEVDWEEVTELLDASYRMVASKKLVKQLDQQPGAVT comes from the coding sequence ATGCCCCACCCCATCATGTTCAGCGACGACGATCCGGGTCTGGCCGAGGTACGCGCCATCGCGCTGGGGTTTCCCGGCGCGTTCGAGAAGGTGTCGTGGGGCAGGCCGGTGTTCTGCGCGCCGAAGATGTTCGCCATGTACGGCGGCAACGTGAAGGGCGAGGCACGCGGCGAGATGATCCCGTACCCGCACTCGGTTCTGGTCAAGGTCGACGAGAGCGACCGCAAAGCGCTCGAACAGGACAGCCGCTTCTTCTTCCCGGCCTACATGGGCCCGTTCGGGTGGCTGGGCCTCGATCTCACCGCGGCCGAGGTCGACTGGGAAGAGGTCACCGAACTCCTCGATGCCTCCTACCGGATGGTGGCGTCGAAAAAGCTCGTCAAACAACTCGACCAACAGCCGGGAGCCGTCACATGA
- the ligA gene encoding NAD-dependent DNA ligase LigA, whose amino-acid sequence MSEKATGEVEAELPEQPDADERRRWQELADEVREHQFRYYVKDAPIISDAEFDKLLRELQALEDAHPELRTPDSPTQLVGGAGFATEFAPAEHLERMLSLDNVFDSDELTAWAARISSETGDAAHFLCELKIDGVALSLVYRDGRLERGATRGDGRTGEDVTLNARTIDDIPERLTPSDEFPVPAVLEVRGEVFFRVADFEELNAGLVAEGKPPFANPRNSAAGSLRQKNPAVTARRKLRMICHGIGYTEGFTPASLHDAYRALGAWGLPVSEHTTKVSTVAEVAERIAYWGEHRHEVEHEIDGVVVKVDEVALQRRLGATSRAPRWAVAYKYPPEEATTKLLDIRVNVGRTGRVTPFAYMEPVKVAGSTVGLATLHNASEVKRKGVLIGDTVVIRKAGDVIPEVLGPVVDLRDGTEREFEFPTHCPECGTELAPAKEGDADIRCPNSRSCPAQLRERLFHLAGRGAFDIEGLGYEAATALLAAQVIPDEGDLFTLTADDLLRTELFTTKKGELSANGKRLLANLTKAKEQPLWRVLVALSIRHVGPTAARALATEFGSLEAIEAASEEELAAVEGVGPTIAAAVKDWFTVDWHRAIVDKWRAAGVRMADERDASIERTLEGLSIVVTGSLAGFSRDQAKEAIIARGGKAAGSVSKKTAYVVAGDAPGSKYDKAVELGVPVLDEDGFRRLLEQGPPVEPAE is encoded by the coding sequence GTGAGCGAGAAGGCAACCGGAGAAGTCGAAGCGGAACTGCCCGAACAGCCTGACGCCGACGAGCGGCGGCGCTGGCAGGAACTTGCCGACGAGGTGCGCGAACACCAGTTCCGGTACTACGTCAAGGACGCGCCGATCATCTCGGACGCGGAGTTCGACAAGCTGCTGCGCGAACTGCAGGCGCTCGAGGACGCTCACCCTGAGTTGCGGACGCCCGATTCACCCACCCAGTTGGTGGGCGGCGCCGGGTTCGCCACCGAGTTCGCGCCCGCCGAGCATCTGGAACGGATGCTGTCGCTGGACAACGTGTTCGATTCCGACGAGCTGACCGCGTGGGCCGCCCGCATCAGCAGCGAGACCGGCGACGCGGCGCATTTCCTGTGCGAGCTCAAGATCGACGGTGTCGCGCTGTCTCTGGTGTACCGCGACGGCAGGCTCGAGCGGGGCGCCACGCGCGGCGACGGGCGCACCGGCGAGGACGTCACGCTCAACGCGCGCACCATCGACGACATCCCCGAGCGGTTGACGCCCTCCGACGAGTTCCCGGTGCCCGCCGTGCTCGAAGTGCGCGGCGAGGTCTTCTTCCGTGTCGCCGACTTCGAGGAGCTCAACGCGGGTCTGGTGGCCGAGGGCAAGCCGCCGTTCGCCAATCCCCGCAACAGCGCGGCCGGTTCGCTGCGCCAGAAGAACCCCGCGGTCACCGCGCGCCGCAAGCTGCGGATGATCTGTCACGGCATCGGATACACCGAGGGCTTCACCCCGGCGTCGCTGCACGACGCCTACCGCGCACTCGGGGCGTGGGGCCTACCGGTGTCCGAGCACACCACCAAGGTGTCCACCGTCGCCGAGGTCGCCGAACGCATCGCCTACTGGGGCGAGCACCGCCACGAGGTCGAGCACGAAATCGACGGTGTGGTGGTCAAGGTCGACGAGGTCGCGTTGCAACGCCGCCTCGGGGCGACCTCGCGCGCGCCGCGCTGGGCCGTGGCCTACAAGTACCCGCCCGAGGAGGCCACCACCAAGCTGCTCGACATCCGGGTCAACGTCGGCCGCACCGGCAGGGTCACGCCGTTCGCCTACATGGAACCGGTCAAGGTGGCCGGGTCCACCGTGGGCCTGGCGACCCTGCACAACGCCTCGGAGGTCAAACGCAAGGGCGTGCTGATCGGCGACACCGTGGTGATCCGCAAGGCCGGCGACGTCATCCCCGAGGTGCTGGGGCCTGTCGTCGACCTGCGCGACGGCACCGAGCGGGAGTTCGAGTTCCCGACGCATTGCCCCGAGTGCGGAACCGAGTTGGCCCCGGCGAAGGAGGGCGACGCCGACATCCGCTGCCCCAACTCGCGCAGCTGCCCGGCGCAGCTGCGGGAGCGGCTGTTCCACCTCGCCGGTCGCGGTGCCTTCGACATCGAGGGGCTGGGCTACGAGGCGGCCACGGCTCTTCTTGCCGCACAGGTGATTCCGGATGAGGGGGACCTGTTCACCCTCACCGCCGATGACCTGCTGCGCACCGAACTGTTCACCACCAAGAAGGGTGAGCTCTCGGCCAACGGCAAGCGTCTGCTGGCCAACCTCACCAAGGCCAAGGAGCAGCCGCTGTGGCGGGTGCTCGTCGCGCTGTCCATCCGGCATGTCGGGCCCACCGCGGCGCGCGCACTGGCCACCGAGTTCGGCAGCCTGGAGGCCATCGAGGCGGCGTCGGAAGAGGAGCTGGCCGCCGTCGAGGGCGTCGGCCCCACCATCGCCGCGGCCGTCAAGGACTGGTTCACCGTCGACTGGCACCGTGCGATCGTCGACAAGTGGCGCGCGGCCGGGGTGCGCATGGCCGACGAACGCGACGCCAGCATCGAGCGCACGCTAGAAGGACTCTCGATCGTGGTGACCGGATCGCTGGCCGGCTTCAGCCGCGACCAGGCCAAGGAGGCGATCATCGCGCGCGGCGGCAAGGCCGCGGGTTCGGTGTCGAAGAAGACCGCCTACGTGGTGGCCGGCGACGCGCCAGGGTCCAAGTACGACAAGGCGGTCGAACTCGGCGTGCCGGTCCTCGACGAGGACGGGTTCCGTCGGTTGCTCGAACAGGGGCCGCCGGTCGAGCCGGCCGAGTAG
- a CDS encoding amino acid-binding protein produces the protein MLAVPSYLLRVQLEDRPGSLGSLAVALGSVGADILSLDVVERGPGYAIDDLVVELPAGSMPDTLITAAENLNGVFVDSIRPHTGLLEAHRELELIDHIAAAPTKADKLQVLASEAPRVLRVGWCTVVRSAGDSAERLAASHGAPETQAATAPWLPLQHAEALDETADWVPQVWRDMATTLAAAPLGDHSTAVVLGRPGGPKFRPSEVARLGYLAGIVATILR, from the coding sequence GTGTTGGCCGTGCCTTCGTATCTGCTGCGCGTCCAACTCGAGGACCGACCGGGCAGCCTCGGCTCGCTCGCGGTGGCCCTCGGCTCGGTCGGCGCAGACATCCTCTCGCTCGACGTCGTCGAGCGTGGACCGGGCTACGCGATCGACGATCTGGTCGTCGAACTGCCCGCCGGGTCCATGCCCGACACCCTGATCACGGCCGCGGAGAACCTCAACGGCGTGTTCGTCGACAGCATCCGGCCGCACACCGGCCTGCTGGAGGCGCACCGCGAGCTCGAGCTGATCGATCACATCGCGGCCGCGCCCACCAAGGCGGACAAGTTGCAGGTGCTCGCCTCCGAGGCGCCCCGCGTGCTGCGCGTCGGCTGGTGCACGGTGGTCCGGTCGGCCGGTGACAGTGCCGAACGCCTCGCCGCGAGCCACGGCGCACCCGAGACGCAGGCCGCGACGGCACCGTGGCTGCCACTGCAGCACGCCGAGGCCCTCGACGAGACGGCGGACTGGGTTCCGCAGGTGTGGCGCGACATGGCCACGACGCTGGCCGCGGCGCCGCTCGGCGACCACAGCACCGCAGTGGTCCTCGGCAGGCCCGGTGGCCCGAAGTTCCGGCCCTCGGAGGTCGCCCGGCTGGGCTACCTCGCCGGGATCGTCGCGACGATCCTGCGCTGA
- the gatC gene encoding Asp-tRNA(Asn)/Glu-tRNA(Gln) amidotransferase subunit GatC — protein MSQISRDEVAHLARLARLALTEDELDGFAGQLDAILGHVSQIQSVDVTGVEPTDNPLKDVNVTRPDAVQPCLTQDEALAAAPKAADGRFAVPRILGEPE, from the coding sequence GTGTCACAGATCTCCCGAGACGAGGTCGCCCACCTGGCCCGACTGGCCCGGCTGGCGCTGACCGAAGACGAGCTGGACGGTTTCGCCGGCCAATTGGACGCGATCCTCGGCCATGTCAGCCAGATCCAGTCCGTGGATGTCACCGGTGTCGAGCCGACCGACAACCCCCTCAAGGACGTCAACGTGACCCGGCCCGACGCGGTGCAGCCGTGCCTGACCCAGGACGAAGCGCTGGCAGCCGCACCGAAGGCGGCCGACGGCCGGTTCGCGGTGCCGAGGATTCTGGGGGAGCCCGAATGA
- the gatA gene encoding Asp-tRNA(Asn)/Glu-tRNA(Gln) amidotransferase subunit GatA, with the protein MSTELIRSDAATLGAKIAAKEVSSTEVTQAHLDQIAATDDRFHAFLHVAADSALAEAARVDAAVAAGEQLPSPLAGVPLALKDVFTTTDMPTTCGSKILEGWQSPYDATVTVKLRAAGIPILGKTNMDEFAMGSSTENSAYGPTRNPWNTERVPGGSGGGSAAALAAYQAPLAIGSDTGGSIRQPAALTATVGVKPTYGTVSRYGLIACASSLDQGGPCARTVLDTALLHAVIAGHDARDSTSVKADVPDVVAAARAGATGDLKGVRVGVVKQLRGDGYQPGVLQSFNAAVEQLTALGAEVTEVDCPHFDHAMAAYYLILPSEVSSNLARFDAMRFGLRVGDDGTHSAEEVMALTRAAGFGPEVKRRIMIGTYALSAGYYDAYYNQAQKVRTLIARDLDRAYENVDVLVSPATPTTAFGLGEKVDDPLAMYLFDLCTLPLNLAGHCGMSVPSGLSPDDGLPVGLQIMAPALADDRLYRVGAAYEAARGPLPSAL; encoded by the coding sequence ATGAGCACCGAACTGATCCGCAGCGACGCCGCGACGCTGGGCGCCAAGATCGCGGCCAAGGAGGTGTCCTCGACCGAGGTCACCCAGGCCCACCTCGACCAGATCGCCGCGACCGACGATCGCTTCCACGCGTTCCTGCACGTCGCTGCCGATTCCGCACTCGCCGAGGCGGCCCGTGTCGACGCCGCGGTCGCGGCAGGCGAGCAGCTGCCGTCGCCGCTGGCGGGCGTGCCGCTCGCGCTCAAGGACGTGTTCACCACGACCGACATGCCCACGACGTGCGGGTCGAAGATCCTCGAAGGCTGGCAGTCCCCGTACGACGCGACCGTGACGGTCAAGCTGCGTGCCGCGGGCATCCCGATCCTCGGCAAGACCAACATGGACGAGTTCGCCATGGGCAGCTCGACCGAGAACTCGGCGTACGGCCCGACGCGCAACCCGTGGAACACCGAGCGCGTGCCTGGCGGCTCCGGCGGCGGCAGCGCCGCCGCGCTCGCGGCCTACCAGGCGCCGCTGGCCATCGGCTCCGACACCGGCGGTTCGATCCGCCAGCCGGCCGCGCTGACCGCCACGGTCGGCGTCAAGCCCACGTACGGCACGGTGTCGCGGTACGGGCTCATCGCGTGTGCTTCGTCACTGGACCAGGGCGGCCCGTGCGCGCGCACGGTGCTCGACACCGCGCTGCTGCACGCCGTGATCGCAGGCCACGACGCGCGCGACTCGACGTCGGTCAAGGCCGACGTGCCCGATGTGGTCGCCGCCGCCAGGGCCGGCGCGACGGGCGACCTCAAGGGTGTGCGTGTGGGTGTGGTCAAGCAGCTGCGCGGGGACGGCTACCAGCCGGGCGTGCTGCAGTCGTTCAACGCCGCCGTCGAGCAGCTGACCGCGCTGGGCGCCGAGGTCACCGAGGTGGACTGCCCGCACTTCGACCACGCGATGGCGGCCTATTACCTGATCCTGCCCTCGGAGGTGTCGAGCAACCTCGCGCGTTTCGACGCGATGCGGTTCGGCCTGCGCGTCGGCGACGACGGCACCCACAGCGCCGAAGAGGTCATGGCGCTCACACGTGCCGCCGGATTCGGCCCAGAAGTCAAGCGCCGCATCATGATCGGCACATACGCGCTTTCGGCGGGCTACTACGACGCCTACTACAACCAGGCCCAGAAGGTCCGGACGCTGATCGCGCGCGACCTGGACCGCGCGTACGAGAACGTCGACGTGCTGGTGTCGCCCGCGACGCCGACCACCGCATTCGGGCTGGGGGAGAAGGTCGACGACCCGCTGGCGATGTACCTGTTCGACCTGTGCACGCTGCCGCTGAACCTGGCCGGGCACTGCGGCATGTCGGTCCCGTCGGGCCTGTCGCCCGACGACGGTCTGCCCGTCGGCCTGCAGATCATGGCCCCCGCGCTCGCCGACGACCGGCTCTACCGCGTCGGCGCGGCCTACGAGGCTGCGCGCGGTCCGCTGCCATCTGCGCTCTGA
- a CDS encoding ATP-dependent 6-phosphofructokinase — protein sequence MRIGVLTGGGDCPGLNAVIRAVVRTCDQRYGSSVVGFLDGWRGLLEDRRIQLANDDRNDRLLAKGGTILGTARVNPEKLRNGLDQIKQTLEDNGIDVLIPIGGEGTLTAAHWLSEENVPVVGVPKTIDNDIDCTDVTFGHDTALTVATEAIDRLHSTAESHQRVMLVEVMGRHAGWIALNAGIASGAHMTLIPEQPFDVEEVCRLVKQRFVRGDSHFICVVAEGAKPAEGSMRLREGGIDEFGHERFTGVAQQLALEVEKRINKEVRVTVLGHVQRGGTPTAYDRVLATRFGVNAADAAHAGEYGMMVSLRGQEIGRVPLADAVRQLKLVPQSRYDDAAEFFG from the coding sequence ATGCGGATCGGAGTTCTCACCGGTGGCGGTGACTGTCCAGGCCTGAACGCGGTGATCCGGGCGGTCGTGCGCACGTGCGACCAGCGCTACGGCTCGTCGGTGGTCGGGTTCCTCGACGGTTGGCGCGGCCTGCTGGAGGACCGCCGGATCCAGCTCGCCAACGACGACCGCAACGACCGGCTGCTGGCCAAGGGCGGCACGATCCTCGGCACGGCACGCGTCAACCCCGAGAAGCTGCGCAACGGCCTCGACCAGATCAAGCAGACGCTGGAAGACAACGGCATCGACGTGCTGATCCCGATCGGCGGCGAAGGCACGCTGACCGCGGCGCACTGGCTGTCCGAGGAGAACGTGCCGGTGGTCGGCGTGCCCAAGACCATCGACAACGACATCGACTGCACCGACGTGACGTTCGGCCACGACACCGCGCTGACCGTGGCGACCGAGGCCATCGACCGGTTGCACAGCACCGCCGAATCGCATCAGCGCGTCATGCTGGTCGAGGTCATGGGCCGCCACGCCGGCTGGATCGCGCTCAACGCGGGTATCGCCTCGGGTGCGCACATGACGCTCATCCCCGAGCAGCCGTTCGACGTCGAAGAGGTGTGCCGGCTGGTCAAACAGCGCTTCGTGCGCGGGGACTCGCACTTCATCTGTGTGGTCGCCGAGGGCGCCAAGCCTGCCGAGGGTTCCATGCGGCTGCGCGAGGGCGGTATCGACGAATTCGGCCACGAGCGGTTCACCGGCGTCGCGCAGCAACTCGCGCTCGAGGTGGAGAAGCGCATCAACAAGGAGGTGCGCGTCACGGTGCTCGGGCACGTGCAGCGCGGCGGCACCCCGACGGCCTACGACCGCGTGCTGGCGACGCGTTTCGGCGTCAACGCCGCCGACGCCGCGCACGCGGGCGAGTACGGGATGATGGTGTCGCTGCGCGGCCAGGAGATCGGCCGCGTGCCGCTGGCCGACGCGGTGCGCCAGCTCAAGCTGGTGCCGCAGTCCCGTTACGACGACGCCGCGGAATTCTTCGGCTGA